TCCTCCTGAGTCCTAAGTCCTAAGTCCTAAGTGCTGAGTCCCAAGTCCCAAGTGCTGAGTGCTGAGTGCTGAGTGCTGAGTGCTGAGTGCGAGACTCAGCGTGCGAAGAGACTGCAGAGTGTTAAGGATGCATCTTACTCGCCTGGCTGGCCCCCTCCCCCGGCCCCTCCGCCCGCTCCGCGGGGGAGGGGAGAACTAACCGCGGGGAGGCTGCGGATCGTGCGGCAATGCCCGAGGATGGGCCACGCATCACGCCAGCGGCGCGGCATGCGCCACCATCCGAGCGCCCCGATTGAAGTTACCCCCTCCCGTTATCGGGCCCCGTTATCGGGAGGGGGTACGCGGCCTAAGCCTCGCGGGGAGGGCCTCGCGGGGAGGATCACAACCCCGCGATGACGCCGCGGAGGTCCGCGGAGAGCGCGGCGAGCACCGATCCACTCCCCCCGGCCAGGTAGAAGTGGTCGCCGGGGAAGGTGCGGATGCGGTAGCCCGCCGCGGTGTGGCGCGCCCATGCCTCGGCCTCGTCCATCGTGACGCGCGGGTCCGAGAGGCCCGTGTACACGGTGATGGGGATGGGGAGCGGCGGCTCTTCGCGGAACTCGTACGTCTCGATCAGCGCCATGTCCGCGCGCAGCAGCGGAAGGAGCAGCTGCATCAGCTCGGGGTGCTGGGTCACCTCGCGCGGGATCCCGCCCAGCCGGGACAGCTCCTCGATCATCTCCGCGTCCGGGAGCGCGGCCACGTCGGGAAGGCGCGAGGGGATGTCGGGCGCGCGGCGGCCCGAGGCGAACAGGTGCACCGGCCCCGGCGTGCCCGTGCGCCGGGCCCGCCGCGCCAGCTCGAAGCCGACCGCGGCGCCGTTGCTGTGGCCGAACACCGCGTACGGCAGGTCGCGCCAGCGCTCCAGCACCCCGGCCAGCGTCTCGACCAGCGGGTCCATGCGGTCGAACGCCTTCTCCATCATGCGGTTCTCGCGCCCGGGGAGCTGCACCGGGCACACCTCCACGTCGGGCGGCAGGGCGTCGGTCCAGCCGCGGAACATCGACGCGCCGCCGCCCGCGTGCGGCAGCA
The sequence above is drawn from the Longimicrobium sp. genome and encodes:
- a CDS encoding thioesterase II family protein → MSTQPAKDPWIQRPRPRPEARLRLLLLPHAGGGASMFRGWTDALPPDVEVCPVQLPGRENRMMEKAFDRMDPLVETLAGVLERWRDLPYAVFGHSNGAAVGFELARRARRTGTPGPVHLFASGRRAPDIPSRLPDVAALPDAEMIEELSRLGGIPREVTQHPELMQLLLPLLRADMALIETYEFREEPPLPIPITVYTGLSDPRVTMDEAEAWARHTAAGYRIRTFPGDHFYLAGGSGSVLAALSADLRGVIAGL